A single genomic interval of Antechinus flavipes isolate AdamAnt ecotype Samford, QLD, Australia chromosome 1, AdamAnt_v2, whole genome shotgun sequence harbors:
- the INKA1 gene encoding PAK4-inhibitor INKA1 isoform X1: MRSSRLDSFLGQFRLELLCGREESSSPRMQAPSQPTPPEPASGPRPCLPPRASDASEADSACCLEEDDEEGAALSPCERTLDWDSGYSEVSGSTWRDEDRPVLRRVGRLRGRTSPPAGRRPRPKSTSDVCLEQWRGLDAEDWTASLLSRSRSRQPLVLGDNCFADLVENWMELPEAAGEGCPPGPPRWLGKPHHFLLNLSDQLRRRLGGGGGGGRNRGSSGAGAAPQRSSPAAMAAKRLSCPPAPGCPLPSPDLAADFTHFAALMRSRSRQPIICNDVIGYI, encoded by the exons ATGCGGAGCTCCCGGCTGGACAGTTTCCTGGGACAGTTCCGTCTGGAGTTG CTGTGCGGGAGGGAAGAGTCAAGCTCCCCCCGGATGCAGGCTCCCTCCCAGCCAACCCCGCCAGAGCCAGCCAGCGGCCCCCGGCCCTGCCTGCCCCCGCGAGCGTCGGACGCCTCCGAAGCGGACTCGGCCTGCTGCCTAGAAGAGGACGACGAGGAAGGAGCTGCACTGTCTCCCTGTGAACGCACCCTGGACTGGGACTCCGGCTACTCGGAGGTGTCGGGGAGCACCTGGCGGGACGAGGACCGGCCGGTGCTTCGGAGGGTGGGGCGCCTGCGGGGCCGGACCAGCCCCCCGGCCGGACGTCGCCCCCGCCCCAAATCTACTTCGGACGTGTGTCTGGAGCAGTGGCGGGGACTTGATGCGGAGGACTGGACCGCATCTCTATTGTCGCGGAGCCGGAGCCGCCAGCCCCTGGTGCTAGGGGATAACTGCTTCGCAGACCTGGTGGAGAACTGGATGGAGCTGCCGGAGGCGGCGGGGGAAGGGTGCCCGCCAGGGCCCCCCCGCTGGCTGGGGAAGCCCCACCACTTCTTGCTCAACCTCTCGGACCAGCTCAGGCGCCGGCTaggtgggggcgggggcgggggccggAACCGGGGCTCTTCGGGAGCTGGGGCAGCCCCCCAGCGGAGCAGTCCGGCAGCCATGGCCGCCAAGCGCCTGTCCTGTCCCCCTGCGCCTGGGTGCCCCCTCCCCTCGCCGGACCTCGCCGCAGACTTTACTCACTTTGCCGCTCTCATGAGGAGCCGTAGTCGCCAGCCCATCATTTGCAATGATGTCATTGGCTACATCTGA
- the INKA1 gene encoding PAK4-inhibitor INKA1 isoform X2, whose amino-acid sequence MQAPSQPTPPEPASGPRPCLPPRASDASEADSACCLEEDDEEGAALSPCERTLDWDSGYSEVSGSTWRDEDRPVLRRVGRLRGRTSPPAGRRPRPKSTSDVCLEQWRGLDAEDWTASLLSRSRSRQPLVLGDNCFADLVENWMELPEAAGEGCPPGPPRWLGKPHHFLLNLSDQLRRRLGGGGGGGRNRGSSGAGAAPQRSSPAAMAAKRLSCPPAPGCPLPSPDLAADFTHFAALMRSRSRQPIICNDVIGYI is encoded by the coding sequence ATGCAGGCTCCCTCCCAGCCAACCCCGCCAGAGCCAGCCAGCGGCCCCCGGCCCTGCCTGCCCCCGCGAGCGTCGGACGCCTCCGAAGCGGACTCGGCCTGCTGCCTAGAAGAGGACGACGAGGAAGGAGCTGCACTGTCTCCCTGTGAACGCACCCTGGACTGGGACTCCGGCTACTCGGAGGTGTCGGGGAGCACCTGGCGGGACGAGGACCGGCCGGTGCTTCGGAGGGTGGGGCGCCTGCGGGGCCGGACCAGCCCCCCGGCCGGACGTCGCCCCCGCCCCAAATCTACTTCGGACGTGTGTCTGGAGCAGTGGCGGGGACTTGATGCGGAGGACTGGACCGCATCTCTATTGTCGCGGAGCCGGAGCCGCCAGCCCCTGGTGCTAGGGGATAACTGCTTCGCAGACCTGGTGGAGAACTGGATGGAGCTGCCGGAGGCGGCGGGGGAAGGGTGCCCGCCAGGGCCCCCCCGCTGGCTGGGGAAGCCCCACCACTTCTTGCTCAACCTCTCGGACCAGCTCAGGCGCCGGCTaggtgggggcgggggcgggggccggAACCGGGGCTCTTCGGGAGCTGGGGCAGCCCCCCAGCGGAGCAGTCCGGCAGCCATGGCCGCCAAGCGCCTGTCCTGTCCCCCTGCGCCTGGGTGCCCCCTCCCCTCGCCGGACCTCGCCGCAGACTTTACTCACTTTGCCGCTCTCATGAGGAGCCGTAGTCGCCAGCCCATCATTTGCAATGATGTCATTGGCTACATCTGA
- the CDHR4 gene encoding cadherin-related family member 4 isoform X2 yields the protein MKLFYLLGLTFVLEIWGVLGLIDLKNCKSLPNELISSWTDSDLRGLLRLPWIVNISETQEPGSVIHTFFFNCSCPPTLELYSVIPSSPFFNQPSLSGYYTQYLAKMTLSSAARLDARQVNHYQLNLKLTCMKETWSLPLSVEVFKAKGHPVCLDRFASPAGDKVQVLETVEPQSLIYVVLLDRGLTGVKMAITSPQDTTFFSINELGQVLTPSQGLIGNAYKHFQLKILVTDGQGKSCQGTLTVEVLPNPPNQIFFGIQFQTFNISEDLVAGGVVGQVRANGSRVRYEITEPVPCPLYSISSGDGLIRTTAPLDLGRNPGAVVTQLQVKAYDPFQLSLSAQLSVTVNVQPINTWAPRCTPALLVTQVPETIPVGSILLTLACTDPDSSSSTFHYRLWHPNETKSNYSFRLQGPILQVNNTLDYDSSAPDVQYKTTILVTDSGQPPQTSQVPVLVTVTPVNEYSPICPAHTFRVREDTLRGKLIGTVLGSDRDYPPNSIEYHISDSSSNFYIDPRSGKLHLLTSLDYEKQKTYLLVIFLTDRDQDQDPTHRRSGSCTVTIEVQNVNDHAPECEPPFQELTISSAPSTNAEVTKLMCSDRDVPEQAPGAFSFTIVGGNSNGRFHMKDNILLHKTFSLQPDGPLNPLTYELLVRVTDNGPTLPLFSTTTIVIVHVIPWMTTVPTTSTTPLMVSSPTPLLVTRNEDYWAPEAWFVVVLTVTGVLLLSILGWLLCRWPGRMAVSQQTCGQSSQTLLLESTRRKENSTGELRTKKNEESGSILSLQQFDGRAQDPVTGRDYLFSSSTGARRWL from the exons ATGAAGCTCTTCTATCTTTTGGGGCTCACTTTTGTACTGGAAATTTGGG GTGTCTTGGGTTTAATAGACTTGAAGAATTGCAAGAGTTTACCCAATGAACTGATTTCTTCCTGGACAGActcagatctgagag GCTTGCTGAGGCTGCCCTGGATTGTGAATATCTCTGAGACACAGGAACCCGGCTCGGTCATCCACACGTTCTTTTTCAACTGCTCCTGCCCACCTACCCTGGAGCTCTACAGTGTGATTCCCTCCAGCCCCTTCTTTAACCAGCCCAGTTTATCGGGATATTACACTCAGTATTTGGCAAAG ATGACCTTGAGCAGTGCAGCCAGGCTGGATGCCCGGCAGGTGAACCACTACCAGCTCAATCTGAAGCTCACGTGCATGAAAGAAACTTGGAGTTTGCCGCTGTCGGTGGAAGTGTTTAAAGCCAAGGGTCACCCTGTGTGTCTAGACCGCTTTGCCAGCCCAG CTGGGGACAAGGTGCAGGTTCTGGAGACTGTGGAGCCCCAGTCCCTGATCTACGTGGTGCTGCTCGACAGGGGTCTGACTGGTGTCAAG ATGGCAATCACAAGCCCTCAGGACACCACCTTCTTCTCTATCAATGAGCTGGGGCAAGTGCTAACCCCTAGCCAGGGTCTTATTGGCAATGCCTACAAG CACTTCCAGCTGAAGATCTTGGTGACTGATGGACAAGGCAAGAGCTGCCAGGGGACCCTGACTGTTGAGGTTCTGCCCAATCCTCCCAATCAGATCTTCTTCGG GATTCAATTCCAGACCTTCAACATCTCTGAGGACCTGGTGGCTGGTGGAGTGGTTGGCCAGGTCCGAGCCAATGGCAGTCGTGTCCGATATGAGATCACCGAGCCTGTTCCCTGCCCCTTATATTCCATCAGTTCTG GGGATGGACTGATACGGACCACAGCTCCTCTGGATCTGGGGCGGAACCCTGGGGCTGTAGTCACCCAGTTACAAGTGAAGGCCTATGATCCATTTCAGCTCTCGTTGAGTGCCCAGCTCAGTGTCACTGTCAATGTGCAACCCATCAACACATGGGCCCCTCGCTGCACCCCAGCTTTGCTAGT TACCCAGGTCCCAGAGACCATTCCCGTGGGCAGCATCCTCCTGACTCTGGCCTGCACTGACCCAGACTCCAGCAGCAGCACCTTTCATTACCGGCTTTGGCACCCCAATGAGACCAAGTCAAACTACAGCTTCCGCCTGCAGGGTCCCATCCTTCAG GTAAACAACACATTAGACTATGACTCATCTGCACCTGATGTTCAGTATAAGACCACCATCCTGGTGACTGATAGTGGCCAACCCCCCCAGACCA GCCAGGTACCAGTGCTGGTGACAGTGACCCCTGTGAATGAGTATTCTCCAATCTGTCCTGCTCACACATTCCGGGTCAGAGAAGACACTCTTCGTGGCAAGCTGATTGGGACTGTCCTTGGCTCAGACCGCGACTATCCTCCCAACAGCATTGAGTACCACATTTCAGACTCATCGTCTAACTTCTACATTGACCCTCGAAGTG GTAAACTCCATCTTCTGACCTCCCTGGACTATGAAAAACAGAAGACATATCTGCTGGTGATCTTTCTGACTGATCGAGACCAGGATCAGGATCCTACACATCGCCGGTCAGGCTCTTGTACTGTCACCATTGAGGTTCAG AATGTGAATGACCATGCTCCAGAATGTGAACCCCCATTCCAAGAGCTCACCATCTCTTCTGCCCCAAGCACCAATGCAGAGGTGACAAAGCTGATGTGCTCGGACAGGGATGTACCAGAGCAAGCTCCTGGAGCATTCTCTTTCACCATCGTTGGAG GAAACAGCAATGGAAGGTTCCACATGAAGGACAATATTCTACTCCACAAGACCTTTTCCTTACAGCCTGATGGGCCCTTGAACCCCCTCACTTATGAGCTTCTGGTCCGCGTGACTGACAATGGACCTACCCTGCCCCTCTTCAGTACCACGACCATTGTCATTGTTCACGTGATTCCTTGGATGACCACTGTGCCCACCACAAGCACAACACCTCTGATG GTTTCTTCACCTACACCCTTGCTAGTGACTAGAAATGAGGATTACTGGGCTCCAGAAGCTTGGTTCGTGGTTGTGTTAACAGTGACTGGAGTTCTCCTGCTCAGCATCTTGGGCTGGCTCCTTTGTAGATGGCCTGGAAG